TGCCTCTCTGTTCCCAAAGCCATGAGGGAGTTGGCACAAGGCTCCAGGACCGTgtccagcaccagcccagctgcagtgaCTGCAAAGCTGATTTTCCCAAACCCACATCACAGCTTGGGTGGGGAACAGAGCACAaggcctgcagggctgcaggaaggtTAACCCTGGTGGCTGACCTGGGTTCAGAGTCTGAGTGGGTTCAGGACTTGTTCTGCCTGATGTCTCACCCCAAAGTGCTGGGCTTCCCACAGAAgccactgctgccagggcaTTCTGAGCATCTCAGAGGGGACATGATGGGTAGGGCCACCACTCCCAGGGAATAGTGTCACCCTTCCTGTGTTCTCATAACACTTCAGGCATCAGAAGCCCACTAGTGATGGCAAAGGGCACAGAGTGGGTGCAGTGAACAGTCAGCAGCTTCATGCACCTTGTTCTCTTTCTGAGGAGCTTCTGCCCAAGAACAGGACAGTGTTTCAGGGATGAGAAATGTCATTTAGGAGCTCACTCAACCCAGCTTGTGATAAATTCAAAAGAATCATGGGATGGCCCAGGGGCAGGTGCTCTCAGTACCTTagtgctgctccaggcaggtAACTTTGCATTTGTGTTCTGCAGACTGAAGATTATCTCAAGCACAAGATCAGAAGCAGGCCTGAGCGCTCAGACCTGGTCAATATGCACATTCTGCAAGGTAAGAGTTTCTCCCACACACTCCTTGTGTCTCCTGCCCTGGGACTTGTGTTCCTCCTGCCCTTCTTGTGTTCCTTCAGGAATATCATTGCCATTACCTTGTTCCAGCTGCTCATGGGGGGCAGACTCAAATGGGACATGTTGTATGAAATTGTGTCCAGAGCTGGTGTTAGGAAGCAGGACACACTTTTATTTCCTGACAGACACAGTCCCCAGGCCACCCAGGCTTTCTCCCATCTCTGGCAGTGTAAGATGCTGTAGGGAACAGCTGTGAGAGAGAATTCTGCTACACACCAGTGCCAATATCTGATCATGAAGAGCAAACCCAGGGAATTTGTTGTCCAGGGCACTGAAATTCCTATAGCAGACCATTGTAGCACCTTCCCAAGCTGGACATCTTTTGTTCTGCTGTAATTCTGGATATTCTGTGTGACAGCCCGTGCAGTCAGTGACCCAGGCAGGGCAGTATGAAAAGCCCTGCTATCAGTCTGtgagccacagcagctctctcCTCTACTCTCCCATCCTGGTGTTCCCtctcaggcagagctggcagagctggatcCCATCACAGACAGCAGAACACCACAGTGTCCCTCGTTATCTCCAGAGATAACAAGATCCTTAGAGACAGAGAGGATGtgcagcctccctccctccttgaGTCCTGTCACTTGCCTGGAAGAAGCAGATCACTCTCTGGCAGCTGTAACTGCTGCCCTCTGCTCTCAGCATGGATGcaatctgtatttctttttccttctggcaggcaggagggctgagcctgggTCCAGTGCTGGATCAGTGTTGCTGCCTTGCTTTTCCCCCGGGTTTCCATCCCAAAAAAAGCTAGCACCATTGCTTGGTGAAGAGATGGAGAGTGTGATTCCCTTAGGTTAAATAATGGAGCTGGGGGGCTGTTACCAGACATGGAGACAGCTTCAGTCCCTGGGcatggacagggacagagggacagagactgcagagagcagagtgcCTGGCTGTGCACTCAGCAAGATGCATGTGCTGCCCCACACCCCCTTACCTGCACCCTCTGCTCACACATCTGTCCATcctgctctgcatttcagagCTCTGTCTTGCCATATCAATTTTGTGGATTTGACTTACAAATCCATTTTGTTCACAACTGGACCTAGAGGTGATTGGAACTGAGCAGGTGACACAGTTTGCACTTGGACCTAGAGGTGATTGGAACTGAGCAGGTGACACAGTTGGCATCATCCAAGTGCTTTACAGGCCTCCCTTCTGTTACAGTTCACCTTGAAGAGCTCATTTGTGTTCACTGGTCTGTATAATGTGAATGGCCCTagagcagctctcctgtagAGAATTTCCATGGTGCCAAGCCCTGTAGCTCATGTTCCCTATAATATCTCTTCCAGAGAGTGTCCAGACTTTGAAGAAAGAACAACCTTAATGCAGCTGCTCTTACTTTAGACCCTCCAGGGTTCAGAAATGATCTGGTTTAGGATCCCATTCCCTCACTACTCATGCCTGGTCCAAGAGAGGAGCCAGACAGCTTTGTTCAGGAAATCTTTCTGTTTAAGTTGATATTCTTCTGTCACCATTTAACAGCTTGGGGTTTCTCAGCTGGCTTTGGTAGGGCTGCAGTTTCCAGATCTACCTtttgctctgctcctccccagctcaTTTTTCCCTGAAGGCCTGGAGCACTGTAGTCATGTCACCTCCAAAAGTGCACAGCCAAAGGCTCAGCATTTTAAATTCCAGTGTAAGCCATTTACTCCAGTCAAGCACTGCCAATGGTTCTATTCTCCAGCTGTTTCCCATCTGCACTAACCCAAAAGGGGCCAATggcagagagaggagctggagacCCTTTGGCCCTTTTTGGTGGCAGTTTGCTGACGAAGTTTCCATCACAGATCACTCCTGGTCCCTGCAGAGGCTGGTCCAGCTGTAGGCAGGGTTTGCAAGCCCAGGATGGTAGAGAGAGGCTCTTGTTTGGGAATGGAGAAGCTGGGCCTGAGGGTCAGAGAAGGACCCATGTCCCaaatcacagcagagcagatccTGCTGTGACTGGGGACATGGGTCCTTCTCTGAGCCTCAGGAGCAGATCCTGCTGTGACTGGGGACATGGGTCCTTCTCTGAGCCTCAGGAGCAGATCCTGCTGTGATTGGGGACATGGGTCCTTCTCTGAGCCTCAGGAGCAGATCCTGCTGTGACTGGGGACATGGGTCCTTCTCTGAGCCTCAGGAGCAGATCCTGCTGTGATTGGGGACATGGGTCCTTCTCTGAGCCTCAGGACCTGTGTCTggcagagcagaccctgctgtgctgagccacGCTCAGGTACCACAGCcccagaggctgtgctggagggcacCACATGGTCAgctggctcctgctctgtgccaaagcCCACTGTTCATGGAGAAATCcactgctgggaagggaatcctgagtgctgtgcccacaggagcccctgacCCTGATGCCTCTGTTTGGCCTTTCAGACTCAGCTGCAGAGGGGTCTATCCAGTCCACCCAAATGAAGCTGAAAAGAGCCCGACTGGCAGATGACCTCAATGAGAAGATTGCGCTCAGGCCGGGTCCTTTGGAGCTGGTGGAGAAGAATATTATTCCAGTGGACTCAGCTGTGAAAGAGGCCATAAAAGGTACTGACAGTGCATGTGGgtgttgtgtgtgtgcatggagtggggcaggggctgccacagTGACTGCAGGAAGTGACCAGCCTGGATGTAAGAGCTGCTTTTATTGCTtaaattgaattattttcagAGTAAACATCCCagtccagcacagcctgggagcacagagctctcATCTTAGAGCAGTGACACAAACATGCACCAGTGCTCAGCCACATTCCCCCAGAAGGAACCTCCCTTCTTataccccttccctccccaaggctctgagcacagcagtggTGATGTTGGAGAGAGGACAGTCCTTCCTTCAGCATGGGAGAGAACCCAACAGGGTTTGGTGGTGAGAGCAGCCCAGATTCTCCCACTCATGCCCTGCCAAGCTCTCACATCCCAGTAAATGGGGGTGGAGTGGCGCCAGTTCAGGAAGGCTGAGggttctcttttattttttacctcTGGTGGTATCCaggacccagcagagcaggatgctgcATCCCTGGGGTGTGGAGCACCCTTGGGGTGCTAAATTGCTGGAGAATATAAACAGGGCACACTCCTACCAGCCAGAGCCAGCACTTCTCTTATTCCTAAGCTCGGTTTTCCTCCATCACCTCCTCCCAccagaggagggaggaagaatCATCCACAATTACTTCCCCCACGCTGCTGTGGGAGCCAACACAGAGCAGAAAGGTGACTCAAATTTCACCAGGGCTcagtgccaggacagggagatccaaaagcaaagaaaggagcaggaaagccagcagggtcctgcagtGACATGGCAGCAACTCTTAGTTTTAAAGTCTGGGGCTGTGTCCACATGTCCAAACTGACACTCAGGTCTCCAGTGAGACACTGAGAATTGCTCTGTTCTGTTGCTCACAGTTCCTCAATTAATGGGatcatttccatttccataaTCCCGTTTAAAAGGTCTGttctggagctcagagcaggcaggggaCAATGGCAAGGTTTTGGGGAAGAAAGGGTCTTGGAGTGACAGGAGAGATGCCAAAAATGAGAGTTGAAACAGGAAGCACTTTGACTTTTATTTCATCTCAGAAACCATATTAAATGACATTAAATACTCCAGGCTCAGATATTGCTCTGTCCTGCCCCACAACTATTCCTGCTCTTGGTTTGGGGCTGTGAAAGGCAGGCTGTGTATGTacagcagcttctccagcctggccctggagctgctccattcCCAGCGTGTTGCAGCTCTCCTCTTTGAAGGTGAAATGTTCCAGGACTCTGCCTGAAGAGGAATTTTTAAGGAGAGTTCAAGTAAAATCTCCCCAGCCACTTACTAAAGGAGAGtactgtgggaaaaaaaaggttcaaAAAATCCCCCCCTTTATAAACATTTGAGGCAGTGTGAGCATGACTTTATCCCCTGGAGCTGAGGTTTGGAGACAGGAGAAATGAGCTTGAGTCTCGAACAGAGCATCTCTCCAGCTGCCTTGTCAGGAGCTGGTGGTAAACAGAGATTTACAGGACCAAACTGTTAAAAAGTCTGGCTTAAAAATGATTTGTTCAGTTTTAAATTTCTCCCCTTCACAATGCTGTTCTATCACATTGCTGGGGAAAAACGTGTCCTTGTAAGCCAGTTCTATCCCATTTAGGGTCAAACATGCAGCTCATTAGGGTCCAGCATTAGGTTGCTTGGTACCATAGAGTGCCATGAGAAGAAGATGGTGCAGAAACCATCCCTCAGGTTTCTGCAGAAGTTGAAGGATCCTCAAGCTCATTTTTGGAGTCAGAGGCACCTTGTGGTACTCACAATTTGGGGCAAAGGGCTGAACACATAGCGGAGATGAGTACCGGCACTTCTGAACGTTAAGCCTTTTGTTTTTGCAATACCAGAAAGATGACAGGGTTTAAAATCATTTTACTTTAACCTTGGAATCTCAACTGTTTATACAGTGGAAAGTTCAGCTGACGTGTTCCTCTAATCACCTCCGGCAGGGCAAGCACAAAGTGCCAGACCCCAACCGAAAGCCCCAACGTCCCAGTGACAGGAGGCCGCCAGTGCCCTGCATAGCTGAGCAGTGATACAAGGAACTTTTTTTACCAGGTCCTTGTCATCACTTTGTCCAATGCGCTCCAGAGGACAATACCCAGTGCATTAGAAACAGCCTGGAGCAAACACCATCCTGCCTGAGATTACAGCAGGGACATGGGACCCAGAAACAATAcgctcaggccaggctgggtgagaGCAGGGCAGATAAGGGAAGCATTCCCCATTGGCACAACCCTGTGGTATCAAGCAGCAGGATGCAGCACATTCCTGTCGTGCTCTGGGCTGTCGCTGTGTCCTGAAGGTCCCTTGTGCTCCCAGCTTTGGCACCACTTCCCAACACACACTCCCCTGTCAGCgcagcaggagccctgcagaTCCACAAGTTCCCATTGCTTGGAGTAACTTGTCCCAAGAGGGGATGTCCATGCTGGCCTGCAGCTCCCATGCAGCCCAGGTGGCCCATGcaatgctgcagctgctcagggaccTGTTTGGGTGCTGCCTCTGATGGAGAGGACACAGACCCTCTTTCCAGGGACAGCAATTTGAACACAGCTGCTCTCATTTCCCCAGCCCAtgtctgggcagcagctcaggcagggagCCAGGGCTCTGTCCTCGCCCAccctggcaccagcagccacagggagtGGAGATAACCCTTATCTCTCAGATAGGGCCAGGGGTCAGAGCAGAGTTGCGTGTCGTTGAGAAGGTGCACATTGctagggcagcagcagggacaggtggAAGCTTGTCCCCAGGCCCTTCCTACTTCCCCATTTGTCACCTCACTATCAGCGTGCCAAGCTGCCTGACAAATGCCAGACATGAGCACGAGGAGATTACAAGTGTGGCcatgctgctccttcctctacccccacctgcagctctcctgaggCTCACATGAGACCTTTTTTCCTCAGCACTTTATTTATCATCAAACCTCGGGGTCAAGAGCCCTTGCCCATCTGACTAGCAGacagcagtgcaggagctgtgcagggagggcagcctggggctgtcAGGCAGTAGAAGTGGTTGGAATTATGTCCTGTGGGTGAAACCTGTGCACAGAGACAGCATGTGGGAGCCTCTGTGCACCTGCGGCCACATCCACCCTTGTTGGCTCTTGTGCTGTGAGCAGATGGATCACATTCCGAGCTGATTTCAACCTCACTCCTTCTGCTCAGGACAGAGACCATGCATGGTGTGGGTGCTCAGCTGGGGTGCTCAGCTCAGGGAGGGCGATTTGTGCCcctctcccatcccagcccagcagaggggcaggatggcagagcccctcctgccccagccccaccttctgcaccagccctgctgtgctggtggaatgggctcctccatcccttccACTCTCCTGTCCCAAGGAACAAGGGCCAtgatcccagctcctccatcccctcctctctccctgtcccaaGGAACAAGGGCCAtgatcccagctcctccatcccctcctctctccctgtcccaaGTGCCCTGTGTATGGCTGGAAtccccctgctctcccccagcCGCGGGGCACCCCCGGAGGTGCCCGAGCCCCCCGTGTGCCCTCACCAgggccggggagggggcggcgggccCGACCCGGCTCACGCCGTGCCCGTGGCTCCCCGCAGGCTCTGACCGTGGCCCCTCTGCCCCCACAGGCTCCCAAGGCTCCTTTCCCCGGCAGAGCGACGCCTTCGCCTTCGAGGAGGACAGCAGCAACGACGGGCTGTCCCCGGAGCGGCCCCGCAGCCGCGGCTCCCCGGGGCCCGCCGAGCCGCCCCCCGCCTCCCAGGCCCCGGAACCGCCCCCCGCCGGCCCTGCCGAGGCTCCTCAGGTACGGAGAGGCCTCCTGGGCCCGGGGGACAGGAGAGACCCGTGCGGCACAGGGGATGGCACGGGGGATGGCACAGGGGAGCGACACGCGGGGTCCCGGGCCGGGAGGTGATTCCTGCCCTGTGCTCGGCACTGCTTGGGCTGCACCTTCCGTGCTGTGCCCAGTCTTGGATCCCTTAATTTAGGAAGGATGTGGGGATGCTGGAGCGTGTTTAGAGgaggcaacaaggctggtgaggggtctggaacacaagtTCTGTAGGAGCGGCTGATGGAGCTGTgattgtttatcctggagaagaggaggttcAGGGGAGACCCATCACTCTCTgcaactccctgacaggagggtgcagccaggggggtcaggctcttctctcttctcccgGGAAACAgcgacaggacaagaggacacagccttaagctgcaccagggggaggttcagattggacattaggaagaaattcttcattgAAAGACTGGTTGGGCATTGGAATGTGTTGCTCAGGGAAGCGGTGAAGTCATcattcctggaggtgtttaagagCCTGGATGTAGCAGTCAGTGCCATGATTtggttgacaaggtggtgttagGTGACAGATTGGACTCGATGGGGACAAAAGTCTTTTCCAGCCGTGTTaattgtgtgattctgtgacattCTGTgtcattctgtcattctgtgtcGTTCTGTCATTCTGGGACCGCGGGGGGACCGCGCTGCGCGGGGCCGGCGCGCCCACTGCCGGCCGGCGTGGGAACTGCAGCCTCGGGGAGCGCCGGGCCGGGGTGGagagagggactggggggacTGGGAAAAACTGGGGGAAACTGGGGGAATGTGGAGGCTGGGGGAACAGGGGGACTGGGAGGAAATTGGGGGTAAAATGGGGGAATGTAGAGGCTGGGGGAACAGGGGGACTTTGGAAAACTGGGGGAATGTAGAGGCTGGGGAAACAGGGGGAATGGGGGAGCTGGAGTGGATCGAGGCAGActggagggactgggatggacgGGGAGTAAAGGGAGGAACTGGGGCAGGCTGGAGTGGGGGAGGACCAAAAGGATTTTGGCCATCCACGGGTCAGCTGAGAAGAGTGGGCTGGTCTGGAGGATACTGAGGGGCCAGCTGTGATCGAGGATACAGGGCTCAGGTGAAACTGGGAGGGCTGGAAAAccaaggaggaggcagagaacTGGGAAAGGACTGGGATAGACATGATGGGACTAGGATGCACTGAGGCATCTGTGCGGATTGGGAACAACATGGGGTGAGGAAACGGGGCACCAGGAGCCCTAATCCAGGCTGGACAGCCCTGGACccggccccacagcccctgtcccctctcccttgCAGGATCGTCCCCCCAGTGCCGATGGGCACGCTGCGGACGCTGCCCCGGGGCAGGGCAGCCAGTGCGACAGCCCCAAGCAGCCCGCGGGGCAGGAGAGCCCGACGCTGCCGCTGCCCTCTGCCGTGAAGGTAATGCCGGTGCCTCCGGCTGCCCAGGATGGGAACCAGCCCGGGGCAAACAAGCCTGGAGTGCCCATGTGCTGTGCCACAAATGTGTGAAAACTCTGGTTCTGGCCTTAAAGGCTTTGAATAATTCAGGCAGACATCCTTGTGTCAAAAACTAATTTAATGAATTGTGTTATGGTACAAGATACAACATTACACCTTGCTAGAGGCAGCTGCTTGAGTCCTGCACTGAAAACAtcccctggggctggagcaggaggagataCCAGGCCACACTGGAGCACCTTCCAGCAGGGAGGGTCTTTCTCCCATCTCATGTgctctccagcccagctgagatGGGACACAGTGCCAAGGGAGTGCCCCACAGCCAGGATCAGCAGCTCAGAGTTGGAGTGtcacagtgccagcaggagctgcctttgttCTGTCCCAGGCCTCTGGGGTCCCATGGGGATGGCAGGAGCTCTTCTCACCCCtaattcctttccttctttccaacAGTCCAAATCATCCAGTGACAGCAAGAACCGTCACAAAAAGCCCAAGGACACCAAGCCCAAAGTGAAGAAGCTCAAGTACCACCAGTACATCCCTCCAGACCAGAAAGCAGAGAAGTCCCCTCCACCCATGGATTCTGCATATGCCagactgctccagcagcagcagctcttcctgcagctccagatcctcagccagcagcagcagcagcagcagcagcacttcagctATCCTGGGATGCACCAAGGGCAGCTAAAGTGAGTGgcactgtgccagcagcaggacttGGTCCTGTTTCTCTCCAGGCTTTCCCTTCTGTATCCATTTCTGCCAGAGTAAGTGGATAGAGGCACAccaccaaaacagaaaaacttggGAACAGCACAGACTCCTTCCAAACCACTCTGGCTTTGCAGTCTGGTTGAGGCACCTGTGGTGGGACACCAGccatcccctgcagcccagcctggtttTCCTTGGCCATCCTGAAGTCTCACATAGGGGACAGCAGacccaggggagcagagggatgggatgCTGGGCACAAAGATCTTGGGGAAACAGACAAGTTACCCCAAATCTCCTTTGTTATTTCAGGCAATCAAATGAGCAAATGGTCAAAAGCTCAAATCCTTCATCAACTTCTGGCAACAACACCCCTCTTTCTCCAGTGAAAACCACCTTTTCAGGCCAGACTTGTGTCTCATCTATCAAGCCAGGCCCTCTGCCCTCCAACCTGGACGATCTCAAAGTGAGTGCCAACTTTGTCACTGCAGGAGCAGAATGTCACAGCCTGagtgtgctgtgctgcctctgagtGTGCCAGGGAgtgccccaggctgggaggggCCGTGTTAGAGATGAAACAACCTGAGCCCCCTGCTCTGAgccacccaggagagcagcacagcaccctgggcagggcttggtCACTGGGGAGGCTCTGAACACCAGGGCTGGTTGCTCTGCAGGTGGTGAGGGGTGCgctgctccagcctgtgcagcagcaaaccaaaggtgcagcctggggaggctgcaggtcAGGCTGAAGGATgatctgagctgctgctcctgcagctcctgcctccgTCTCTGTGTGGTTTTGGCATTGTGGATGCTCTGACAGACCTGCCAGGGGTCAGTAGAGCAGCATGACCCCCCTCAGTGACTCAGCTTCTCAGCCAggccagctcagctctctgcATAAGCAGATATCTGCTGCTCCATGCACTGTTTTGAGCCCCTCTCATGTAGGCAAGAAAGGGCATGGGGAGAATCCCTCATATCAGCTGTTCTTGTATTCTTTGCTAATGGACCCTCAGTCATGGGAAAGGCCAAATCCTTCTAGGAGCAGAGAcctgggggcagccctgaggtAGAAACAGATGAGTTTGCCCTAGCTCAGGTGACTGAATCGTGTCTGAGCACAGAACATGTGGCTCCAAGGTGTCACAGTCTGTGAGCCATCAGCTGGCTCCTGGTCTGGGCTAGAGCCCTCTGCTCATGGAGAAATCCACTGCTAGGAAGGGAATCCTGAGTTGCTTCCCATACCCAAGGACCACTGCTGGTTCGTGGAGGAGTCACAGTTCTCAGAGGAAAGATTTCCTGTTAGGAAAGGTTGAGATTCTGCAGGATGGGCAGTGGTCAGGCGTGTGCATGGTGTGTGGTGACTGCAGGTGAGACAGGGAGCACCTGGGAGGTCCGAGGTTAAAGCTGGAAGCTGTGATCTGAGACTCCTTGTTAGAAGCACTGGGTTTCTAAAGGGCTGATCTGCCACTGAGCCTTGATGGGTTTTCTCTTTGAGCCAGGTCTTATGAGCTCTCAGAGGAACTCATCACACCtgagatagctcagctacccCAAATGGCATAAAAttagcaggatggcttctgaggtagtgttggaaacagaaaaagttttaataaaaggcaaaataacaaagttCTTACAGAGAAAAGCCAAGCCAGGGGTAAGAGGTTCTAAAACACTCCAGAAAAgcaattatttcctttgttctcttctttttctagtgaaTTGCTTAGGTCAGACCTCTTGGCCTCTGTCCAGTTGGGTAGCCGCCGTaggtttgaggtgaagtcccaaAGCTCCTATGAGGTGCCTTTTTACcaaattgaggagagaaacttctgggcttttttatcctttttaagGAGCCAAAGGATAATTTGGTCACTCTATCGACAGGGAGCACATTCCTATAGAGTCTGACCACGAGTGATTTCTCTTGCCCGTGTcggagctgaggcagcagctccggATCCGAGGCCTGCCCGTGTCGGGCACCAAGACATTTTAAGGAGCCAAAGGATAATTTGATCACTCTGTCAATAAAGGGGCACATCCCTACAGAGACTGACCACAAGTGATTTCCCTTGCAGGTGtcagagctgaggcagcagctccggATCCGAGGCCTGCCCGTGTCGGGCACCAAGACGGCGCTGATGGAGCGGCTGCGGCCCTTCCaggagtgcagcagcagcacggtgcCCAGCTTCAGTGAGATCACCACCGTCACCTTCCCCGTCACCCCAACCAACACCCTGTCCAGCTACCAGTCCCAGTCCTCCACCAGCATGTTGTCCAATGGTTTCTACCACTttggcagcaccagctccaccCCACCCatctctcctgcctcctctgaCCTCTCTGTGAGCGGCTCCCTGCCCGACACCTTCAACGATGGGCCCATGGCTTCCCCACAGTTTGGCCTCCAGCCATCACCAGTGCAGGGCAGCGCTGAGGAAAGCCTCATGAGCAGCATGAACGGAGGGAGCATCCAGCTGGAACTGGAAGGGATAGACACGGAGAAGGACAAGATGCTGGTGGAGAAGCAGAAGGTGATCAATGAACTGACGtggaagctgcagcaggagcagaggcaggtgGAAGAGCTGAGGATGCAGCTCCAGAAGCGGAAGAGAAGCAACGGCCttgaggagaagcagcagcctgctCAGCATTTCTTTGGTGTCCCCATCAAGCAGGAAAACACAGTGTCCAGCTGTCCATTTGCATCCAAACAAATGGCCCTGAAAGGCCAGGCGGGCAGCTCGGATAAGCTGAGTAACTGTGGAGTGCCACAGGTGCCCCACATCGTGAACAGCCACTGCTTGGAGCCCGCAGGGCAGAGCACCATCACCTCCTCGACATTCCTGAGCCCGCAGTGCTCCCCGCAGCACTCTCCCCTGGGCGCTGCAAAGAGCCCCCAGCACATCAGCCTGCCGCCGTCCCCCAACAGCCACTACCTGCTGCCCGTGTCCCCCGAGGGCCGCAGCGGGTCCCCCccgggcagcagctgcctccgCACGGCCCCGGtgagtgccagcccagcccgcAGCCCTCCGCTCACACCACGCGGGGGAGGCCCTGCAGATTCCTGCTGCAAGTGTCCCACATGGGCAATGGGATGGAGGCTGAGAGCACTGCAGGGTCCAGTGCAGGGTTTCTTCTGGGGAGCTCTGCCACCGCGGCCAGTTGTCCTGGAGGGGTGACAGCACAGCTCTTG
The genomic region above belongs to Ammospiza nelsoni isolate bAmmNel1 chromosome 19, bAmmNel1.pri, whole genome shotgun sequence and contains:
- the MYOCD gene encoding myocardin, whose protein sequence is MTLLGSEHSLLIRSKFRSVLQLRLQQRRTREQLADQGIMPPLKSPSAFHEQRKSLERAKTEDYLKHKIRSRPERSDLVNMHILQDSAAEGSIQSTQMKLKRARLADDLNEKIALRPGPLELVEKNIIPVDSAVKEAIKGSQGSFPRQSDAFAFEEDSSNDGLSPERPRSRGSPGPAEPPPASQAPEPPPAGPAEAPQDRPPSADGHAADAAPGQGSQCDSPKQPAGQESPTLPLPSAVKSKSSSDSKNRHKKPKDTKPKVKKLKYHQYIPPDQKAEKSPPPMDSAYARLLQQQQLFLQLQILSQQQQQQQQHFSYPGMHQGQLKQSNEQMVKSSNPSSTSGNNTPLSPVKTTFSGQTCVSSIKPGPLPSNLDDLKVSELRQQLRIRGLPVSGTKTALMERLRPFQECSSSTVPSFSEITTVTFPVTPTNTLSSYQSQSSTSMLSNGFYHFGSTSSTPPISPASSDLSVSGSLPDTFNDGPMASPQFGLQPSPVQGSAEESLMSSMNGGSIQLELEGIDTEKDKMLVEKQKVINELTWKLQQEQRQVEELRMQLQKRKRSNGLEEKQQPAQHFFGVPIKQENTVSSCPFASKQMALKGQAGSSDKLSNCGVPQVPHIVNSHCLEPAGQSTITSSTFLSPQCSPQHSPLGAAKSPQHISLPPSPNSHYLLPVSPEGRSGSPPGSSCLRTAPQMTRSQQMDELLDVLIESGEIPANAKEDRSCLQKVPQIMVSAGSSAGPVPKGSAPFEPGPPAPLPFEHCPGSSDAHLEVLLNSPLGRVSEMALLKLGAEEPPFEGMMEGFSGKAADELLNSQEILQTPLSPMDTQLSPSPAEGSALQMSFTESPWETMEWLDLTPPSSASGFSSLTPAGPSIFNIDFLDVADLNLNTSMDLHLQQW